A single window of Oculatellaceae cyanobacterium DNA harbors:
- a CDS encoding photosystem II protein D2, which translates to DPEFETFYTKNILLNEGIRAWMAPADQPHETFVFPEEVLPRGNAL; encoded by the coding sequence AGACCCAGAGTTTGAAACTTTCTACACCAAGAATATTCTGCTCAATGAGGGTATCCGTGCTTGGATGGCTCCTGCTGACCAACCTCACGAGACTTTTGTCTTCCCTGAAGAAGTTCTTCCTCGTGGTAACGCTCTGTAA